In a single window of the Verrucomicrobiota bacterium genome:
- a CDS encoding SMP-30/gluconolactonase/LRE family protein, producing the protein MKQTMHLSLCLGALLGGLLSAVASDLIAPGAKLEKLSDGYKFTEGPATDKEGNVYFTDQPNDRIVKYDAATGKFETFMQPCGRANGMRFDAQGTLIACADEKNELWAIDVKTKATTVLVKEYQGKLLNGPNDVWTQSDGSLYFTDPFYFRKDYWKRPNTKEQDGEHVYYLSADRKQLTRVTDDLVQPNGIIGTLDGKILYVADIKAKKTYAYDIQPQGKLLNKRLHCELGSDGMTIDREGNLYLTGKGVTVFDKTGKQIEHIEVPERWTANITFAGKGKDLLFITASGSVYGIKMRAKGIF; encoded by the coding sequence ATGAAACAAACGATGCACTTGAGTCTTTGCCTGGGCGCCCTGTTGGGGGGCCTGCTATCCGCCGTCGCCAGCGACCTTATCGCGCCGGGCGCCAAACTGGAGAAACTCAGCGACGGATATAAGTTCACCGAGGGACCCGCCACCGACAAGGAGGGGAACGTGTATTTCACCGATCAGCCGAATGACCGGATCGTAAAATACGATGCCGCCACCGGCAAATTCGAGACCTTCATGCAACCGTGCGGACGGGCCAACGGCATGCGGTTCGATGCCCAGGGAACGCTGATTGCCTGCGCGGATGAAAAGAACGAATTATGGGCCATTGATGTCAAGACCAAGGCAACCACGGTGCTGGTCAAGGAGTACCAAGGCAAACTGCTCAACGGTCCCAATGACGTATGGACTCAGTCGGACGGCAGCCTGTATTTCACCGATCCGTTCTATTTCCGAAAGGATTATTGGAAACGCCCGAACACCAAGGAGCAGGACGGCGAACATGTCTATTACCTGAGCGCAGACCGCAAGCAGTTAACCCGGGTAACCGATGATCTGGTGCAGCCCAATGGCATCATTGGCACGCTGGATGGCAAAATACTGTACGTGGCGGACATCAAAGCAAAAAAAACCTACGCGTACGATATTCAACCACAGGGGAAACTGCTTAATAAACGCCTGCATTGTGAATTGGGCTCGGATGGCATGACCATTGATCGGGAGGGGAACCTGTATTTGACTGGCAAAGGCGTGACGGTCTTCGACAAAACCGGCAAACAAATCGAGCACATCGAGGTGCCGGAACGCTGGACCGCCAACATCACGTTCGCGGGGAAAGGCAAGGATTTACTGTTCATCACCGCCAGCGGTTCGGTGTACGGGATCAAGATGCGCGCCAAAGGCATCTTTTAA